The Desulfohalovibrio reitneri genome contains a region encoding:
- the porA gene encoding pyruvate ferredoxin oxidoreductase: MGKRIGTEVSLGVAEAARLANVDVVSAYPITPQTHIVEELSEYVANGHLDAEFIPVESEHSAMSAAVGAGAAGARVYTATAAQGLALMHEILFIASSMRLPMVMTVANRALSGPISIWNDHSDIMAEKDIGWVQLFVENGQEALDLTLAAFAIGEDHRVLLPVAVNMDGFILSHMIEPMVVPDQEEADAFLPAYEPAMRLDPKNPVTMGPVGMPEVYTEAKVQCEQALLGSKPVVKEVLDRFADQFGRRYELVEKNGKENAKALFLTMGALGETCMTAVDGLIKDGEDVGQVRLRLWRPFPEEEFLEACRGAERIIVIDRALSPGCINGPLAVDIKSLFYGRDDAPEIVNVIAGLGGRDVTTEDFREIYARASGGELDGGYTVWGVKSYA, from the coding sequence ATGGGCAAGCGCATCGGCACCGAAGTCTCCCTTGGTGTGGCCGAGGCGGCCAGGCTGGCCAACGTGGACGTGGTCTCCGCCTATCCCATCACCCCGCAGACCCATATTGTCGAGGAACTCTCCGAGTACGTGGCCAACGGCCATCTGGACGCCGAGTTCATCCCGGTGGAGTCCGAGCACTCGGCCATGAGCGCCGCCGTGGGCGCGGGCGCGGCCGGGGCCAGGGTGTACACGGCCACTGCCGCGCAGGGACTGGCCCTGATGCACGAGATCCTCTTCATCGCCTCCTCCATGCGGTTGCCCATGGTCATGACCGTGGCCAACCGCGCCCTTTCCGGCCCCATCTCCATCTGGAACGACCATTCCGACATCATGGCCGAAAAGGACATCGGCTGGGTGCAACTTTTCGTGGAAAACGGGCAGGAGGCGCTGGACCTGACCCTGGCGGCCTTCGCCATCGGCGAGGACCACCGCGTGCTGCTGCCGGTGGCCGTGAACATGGACGGCTTCATCCTCTCCCACATGATCGAGCCCATGGTGGTGCCGGACCAGGAGGAGGCGGACGCCTTCCTGCCGGCCTACGAGCCCGCCATGCGGCTGGACCCCAAGAACCCCGTGACCATGGGGCCGGTGGGCATGCCCGAGGTCTACACCGAGGCCAAGGTGCAATGCGAGCAGGCCCTGCTCGGCTCCAAGCCGGTGGTCAAGGAAGTGCTGGACCGCTTCGCAGATCAGTTCGGCCGACGCTACGAGCTGGTGGAGAAAAACGGCAAGGAGAACGCCAAAGCCCTCTTCCTGACCATGGGCGCGCTGGGCGAGACCTGCATGACCGCCGTGGACGGCCTCATCAAGGACGGCGAGGACGTGGGGCAGGTGCGGCTGCGGCTGTGGCGGCCCTTCCCCGAGGAGGAGTTCCTCGAGGCCTGCCGGGGCGCGGAACGCATCATCGTCATCGACCGCGCCCTCTCCCCAGGCTGCATCAACGGCCCCTTGGCCGTGGACATCAAAAGCCTCTTCTACGGCCGCGACGACGCACCGGAGATCGTCAACGTCATCGCCGGGCTGGGCGGTCGCGACGTGACCACCGAGGACTTCCGCGAAATATACGCCCGGGCGTCCGGCGGCGAGCTGGACGGCGGCTACACCGTCTGGGGGGTCAAGAGTTATGCATAA
- a CDS encoding 4Fe-4S binding protein, with protein sequence MSDKALTAWRDLALGAAITRPGSAADLKTGDWKTLRPKVDEEKCIKCALCGVYCPEFCISENEEGYWHSDPFYCKGCGICANECPKDAITMVLEEDD encoded by the coding sequence ATGTCGGACAAGGCTCTTACCGCCTGGCGGGACCTGGCCCTGGGCGCGGCCATCACCAGGCCGGGCAGCGCGGCCGATCTGAAGACCGGGGACTGGAAAACGCTGCGGCCCAAGGTGGACGAGGAAAAATGCATCAAGTGCGCCTTGTGCGGGGTGTACTGCCCCGAATTCTGCATCTCCGAGAACGAGGAGGGCTACTGGCACTCCGATCCCTTCTACTGCAAGGGGTGCGGCATCTGCGCCAACGAGTGCCCCAAGGACGCCATCACCATGGTGCTTGAGGAGGACGACTAA
- a CDS encoding amidohydrolase family protein, with amino-acid sequence MLLDVHTHAFHPKIAHKVLAQLNGHYGIEPMGDGTPDDLLTRLRAAGLDGAVVHTAATDPSQVIPANAWSRELSAAHPELICFGAMHPDFPDPATEFDRLAEAGVRGLKFHADFQGFRLDDPRLYRLLELAGDRFVVMFHVGDTLPPGENPSCPYTMRDLVRAFPDTPMIAAHLGGYLHWPHAAEVLAGERVYLDTSSSLDFIEDAVLRDIFRRHPRERILFGSDYPLFDPAREADKLCRRLGLSSAGLEEMQAAASALLAA; translated from the coding sequence GTGCTCCTGGACGTCCATACCCACGCCTTTCACCCCAAGATCGCCCACAAGGTCCTGGCCCAGCTCAACGGCCATTACGGCATCGAGCCCATGGGCGACGGCACCCCGGACGATCTGCTGACCCGGCTGCGGGCGGCAGGCCTGGACGGGGCCGTGGTTCACACCGCGGCCACCGACCCCTCCCAGGTGATTCCCGCCAACGCCTGGTCCCGCGAGCTGTCCGCCGCCCACCCGGAATTGATCTGCTTCGGAGCCATGCACCCGGACTTCCCCGACCCGGCCACCGAGTTCGACCGCCTGGCCGAGGCAGGCGTGCGCGGCCTGAAATTCCATGCCGACTTCCAGGGGTTCCGCCTGGACGACCCCCGGCTGTACCGGCTTTTGGAGCTGGCCGGGGACCGCTTCGTGGTCATGTTCCACGTGGGCGACACACTCCCTCCCGGGGAGAACCCATCCTGCCCCTACACCATGCGCGACCTGGTCCGCGCCTTTCCGGACACACCCATGATCGCCGCCCACCTCGGCGGCTACCTGCACTGGCCGCATGCCGCCGAGGTGCTGGCCGGGGAGAGGGTCTACCTGGACACCTCCTCCAGCCTGGACTTCATCGAAGACGCCGTGCTGCGCGACATCTTCCGCCGCCATCCGCGCGAGCGCATCCTCTTCGGCAGCGACTATCCCCTTTTCGACCCGGCCCGCGAGGCGGACAAGCTCTGCCGCCGCCTGGGCCTCTCCAGCGCCGGACTGGAGGAAATGCAGGCCGCCGCCTCCGCCCTGCTGGCGGCCTGA
- a CDS encoding acyl-CoA thioesterase, with product MPQTDPLRHKDEFPTPDAFFRLHVSYGETDKAGVAYYGEYLHWFERARSQLIRERGMSYSEVEERGILLPVRQANLRYLRPARYDDPVAVRCAICEWGRARVTFAYQIWGPPEESTLLAVGETEHSAVGPDWKPTAVPGWLRELFTS from the coding sequence ATGCCCCAAACCGATCCACTGCGTCACAAAGATGAGTTTCCGACGCCCGACGCCTTTTTCCGGCTGCACGTATCCTACGGCGAGACAGACAAGGCCGGGGTGGCCTACTACGGCGAATACCTGCACTGGTTCGAGCGCGCCCGCTCCCAGCTCATCCGCGAGCGCGGCATGAGCTACTCCGAAGTGGAGGAGCGCGGCATCCTGCTTCCGGTTCGCCAAGCCAACCTGCGCTACCTGCGCCCCGCCCGCTATGACGATCCCGTGGCCGTGCGCTGCGCCATCTGCGAGTGGGGGCGCGCCCGCGTCACCTTCGCCTACCAGATCTGGGGGCCGCCGGAGGAATCCACCCTGCTGGCCGTTGGCGAAACCGAACACTCTGCCGTGGGCCCGGACTGGAAGCCCACCGCCGTGCCCGGCTGGCTGCGGGAGTTGTTCACCAGCTAA
- a CDS encoding S24 family peptidase, producing MNRGFVNKGEQGVVVSDFDEFYQRLTHKGLIGSQQELAGMLGVNRSAVTQAKRRGVVPEGWVWKLAKRLGVDPDWLEGGVEGGRLAGEDFAAVPKVQARLCAGGGSFEVEGCVEGYHAFRREWLNRKGDPASMVLMDVFGNSMEPEVREGDTALVDQSQQRVLAGGIYAVGLEDTVMLKRVEKRPGAVVLHSDNPDYAPVVLRGDEAMQARIIGKVVWLGREYR from the coding sequence ATGAATCGAGGCTTTGTTAACAAAGGTGAACAGGGAGTTGTCGTGAGCGATTTCGATGAATTTTATCAGCGTCTGACCCACAAGGGGTTGATCGGTTCCCAGCAGGAGCTGGCCGGTATGCTCGGGGTCAACCGCTCGGCCGTCACCCAGGCCAAGCGGCGCGGGGTGGTGCCCGAAGGCTGGGTCTGGAAGCTGGCCAAGCGTCTTGGCGTGGACCCGGACTGGCTTGAGGGCGGCGTGGAGGGCGGTCGCCTGGCGGGGGAGGATTTCGCCGCGGTGCCCAAGGTCCAGGCCAGGCTGTGCGCGGGCGGCGGCTCTTTCGAGGTGGAGGGCTGTGTGGAGGGATACCACGCCTTCCGCCGGGAGTGGCTGAACCGCAAGGGCGATCCCGCCTCCATGGTGCTCATGGACGTATTCGGCAATTCCATGGAGCCGGAGGTCCGCGAGGGGGATACCGCCTTGGTGGATCAGAGCCAGCAGCGCGTGCTGGCCGGGGGCATATACGCCGTGGGCCTGGAGGACACGGTCATGCTCAAGCGTGTGGAAAAGCGCCCCGGCGCGGTGGTGCTGCACTCGGACAACCCTGACTACGCCCCGGTGGTGCTGCGCGGCGACGAAGCCATGCAGGCGCGGATCATCGGCAAGGTTGTCTGGCTCGGCCGGGAGTACCGCTGA
- a CDS encoding EF-hand domain-containing protein — protein sequence MHTPNSRSPRPLGIALFCLLCLLSQPTAAEEDGPACIGVANLTHERIEMASKTGSLLRGGIAPRSLDSVCCPAASSLCFDLTGGVAKVKFTRPDPNGLDEFSGTGCRKPRIKPGETIEVDYARDGRHIVCRSVDPAKHAPELAELDTDGDGSVTHEEAAKRRISLQELQLLDDNANGRLDPWEYERDRPNLFKGYSF from the coding sequence GTGCATACACCAAATTCCCGCTCCCCGCGCCCGCTCGGCATCGCCCTGTTCTGCCTCCTCTGTCTGCTTTCGCAGCCAACCGCCGCCGAGGAGGACGGGCCAGCGTGCATCGGCGTGGCCAATCTGACCCACGAGCGGATTGAAATGGCCTCCAAGACGGGCAGCCTGCTGCGTGGCGGAATCGCCCCCCGCAGCCTGGACTCCGTGTGCTGCCCCGCCGCATCGTCGCTGTGCTTCGACCTCACCGGCGGGGTGGCCAAGGTCAAGTTCACCCGGCCGGACCCCAACGGTCTGGACGAGTTCTCCGGCACAGGTTGCCGCAAACCCCGCATCAAGCCGGGCGAAACCATCGAGGTGGACTACGCCCGAGACGGCCGGCACATCGTCTGCCGCTCCGTGGACCCCGCCAAGCACGCCCCCGAACTGGCCGAGCTGGACACGGACGGCGACGGCTCCGTGACCCACGAGGAGGCCGCCAAGCGGCGCATCAGCCTCCAGGAGCTGCAACTCCTGGACGACAACGCCAACGGCCGTCTGGACCCCTGGGAATATGAACGCGACAGGCCCAACCTCTTCAAAGGGTATTCCTTCTAA
- the recQ gene encoding DNA helicase RecQ, translating into MRQATPREILKTVFGFDAFRPGQEEIISHIMDGGDALALMPTGGGKSVCYQIPALLRPGPAVVVSPLIALMQDQVAGLLQAGVRAATLNSSLAAEAQRAVFDGLRAGKLDVLYLAPERLMQPRFLDFLAGLSPSLLAIDEAHCVSQWGHDFRPEYRQLAVLAERFPGVPRLALTATADAITRDDILRQLDMESARVFAQGFDRPNIRYTVVPKDHPGRQLLDFIRREHPGESGIVYRMTRKGVEATAAQLNKNGVRALAYHAGLSSEERRLAQEAFMREEGLVMVATVAFGMGVDKPDVRFVAHLEPPKSLEAYHQETGRAGRDGLPADAWMTYGLQDVVALRKNLGVGEGDEPHKKVERLKLLALLGFCETAGCRRCALLEYFGEPPDAGCGNCDTCLQPVDAWDGTVAAQKALSAIYRTGEQFGSRHLIDVLLGRDTPAMAKWGHDQLPTFGVGTELDQDGWRSVFRQLTALGGLDFEIIGHGRHVLRLNAESWVVLRGEKEVRLRRDAKPPRRKTTRTRRPRALDDLTDERQVELFERLRGLRKELAERAGVPPYVIFHDRTLMDMVLRQPTSLTELGEIGGVGKGRLDKHGRAFLDELLDHYRAHGVDPDQERQDEPARPKSKLGAVERTLDVFGQCGDLIETSRRRGLKPSTAWKHLSRAVERGELGESELPDKPGGYARGPSGGTAETSLHLFRECGDAREVADKRGMAENTIWNHLAKAAESGRLSPDEVGLSPEDVERIREASEAIARDEPKPLTWLRDELSGTYDFGPLRVALAFKG; encoded by the coding sequence ATGAGGCAAGCCACACCCCGCGAAATACTCAAGACCGTCTTCGGGTTCGACGCCTTCCGCCCCGGCCAGGAGGAGATCATCTCCCACATCATGGACGGGGGCGACGCCCTGGCGCTCATGCCCACTGGCGGCGGCAAGTCGGTCTGCTACCAGATACCGGCCCTGCTCAGGCCCGGCCCGGCCGTGGTGGTCTCGCCGCTCATCGCCCTGATGCAGGACCAGGTGGCCGGGCTGCTACAGGCGGGCGTGCGCGCGGCCACCCTCAATTCCTCCCTGGCCGCCGAGGCCCAGCGGGCGGTGTTCGACGGCCTGCGCGCCGGGAAGCTGGACGTACTCTACCTGGCCCCGGAGCGGCTCATGCAGCCGAGGTTCCTGGATTTCCTGGCCGGGCTCTCGCCCAGCCTGCTGGCCATCGACGAAGCCCACTGCGTCTCCCAGTGGGGGCATGACTTCCGCCCCGAATACCGCCAGCTGGCCGTGCTGGCCGAACGTTTCCCCGGCGTGCCCCGGCTGGCCCTGACCGCCACGGCCGACGCCATCACCCGCGACGACATCCTGCGCCAGCTGGACATGGAATCGGCGCGGGTCTTCGCCCAGGGCTTCGACCGCCCCAACATCCGCTACACCGTGGTGCCCAAGGACCATCCCGGCCGCCAGCTGCTGGACTTCATCCGGCGCGAGCACCCCGGCGAATCAGGCATCGTCTACCGCATGACCCGCAAGGGCGTGGAGGCCACCGCCGCCCAGTTGAACAAGAACGGCGTGCGCGCCCTGGCCTACCACGCCGGGCTGTCCTCCGAGGAACGGCGGCTGGCGCAGGAGGCCTTCATGCGCGAGGAGGGCCTGGTCATGGTGGCCACGGTGGCCTTCGGCATGGGCGTGGACAAGCCGGACGTGCGCTTCGTGGCCCACCTGGAACCGCCCAAGTCCCTGGAGGCCTACCACCAGGAAACCGGCCGCGCCGGGCGCGACGGCCTGCCCGCCGACGCCTGGATGACCTACGGACTGCAAGACGTGGTGGCCCTGCGCAAGAACCTGGGCGTGGGCGAGGGGGACGAGCCGCATAAAAAGGTGGAGCGGCTCAAGCTGCTAGCGCTTCTGGGCTTTTGCGAGACCGCAGGATGCCGCCGTTGCGCCCTGCTGGAATATTTCGGGGAACCACCGGATGCGGGCTGCGGCAACTGCGACACCTGCCTGCAGCCGGTGGACGCCTGGGACGGCACCGTGGCCGCCCAGAAGGCCCTGTCCGCCATCTACCGCACCGGGGAGCAGTTCGGCTCCCGCCATCTCATCGACGTGCTGCTGGGCCGCGACACCCCGGCCATGGCCAAGTGGGGGCACGACCAGCTGCCCACCTTCGGAGTGGGAACGGAGCTGGACCAGGACGGCTGGCGGTCGGTCTTTAGGCAGCTCACCGCCCTTGGCGGCCTGGATTTCGAGATCATCGGCCACGGCCGCCACGTGCTGCGGCTGAACGCGGAAAGCTGGGTCGTGCTGCGCGGCGAAAAGGAGGTGCGGCTGCGCCGCGACGCCAAGCCCCCCCGCCGCAAGACCACCCGCACCCGTCGACCGCGCGCCCTGGACGACCTAACCGACGAGCGCCAAGTGGAGCTGTTCGAGCGTTTGCGCGGGCTGCGCAAGGAACTGGCCGAGCGCGCCGGGGTGCCGCCCTACGTCATCTTCCACGACCGCACCCTCATGGACATGGTTCTGCGCCAGCCCACCAGCCTGACCGAGCTGGGCGAGATAGGCGGCGTGGGCAAGGGCAGGCTGGACAAGCACGGCCGGGCCTTTCTGGACGAACTGCTTGACCACTACCGCGCCCACGGGGTGGACCCGGACCAGGAGCGCCAGGACGAACCCGCCCGCCCCAAGTCCAAACTCGGCGCGGTGGAGCGCACACTGGATGTCTTCGGACAGTGCGGCGACCTCATCGAGACCTCGCGGCGGCGCGGTCTCAAGCCATCAACGGCCTGGAAACATCTTTCGCGGGCGGTGGAGCGCGGGGAGCTTGGGGAATCGGAACTGCCTGACAAACCGGGTGGATACGCGCGCGGGCCATCCGGGGGAACGGCCGAGACCAGCCTGCACCTGTTCCGGGAATGCGGCGACGCCCGCGAGGTGGCGGACAAACGGGGCATGGCCGAGAACACCATCTGGAACCATCTGGCCAAGGCCGCGGAAAGCGGACGGCTCTCCCCGGACGAGGTGGGGCTCTCCCCGGAGGACGTGGAGCGCATCCGGGAGGCGTCCGAAGCCATCGCCCGGGACGAACCCAAACCGCTTACCTGGCTGCGCGACGAATTGAGCGGAACCTACGACTTCGGACCGTTGCGGGTGGCTCTGGCGTTCAAGGGGTAG
- a CDS encoding MATE family efflux transporter has protein sequence MSEKPAAARNRGDLTRDPVPGLIRRVAVPVSVGFFFHTMINVVDTFFAGRLSTDALAALSLSFPLFFIITSLATGLSTGATALIGTALGEEDEGEAAMFAAQGVVFGGLVGLALMFVGPAASPFLFRALGAQGNYLAICLEYMDTIFLGAPLFIWVNMLNAALQAQGDTRALRNFLVLACLLNAALDPWFIFGGLGLPAMGVRGIALATLAVEVMGCVYLWRRLAATGLTRGHWRGNLMPRRRAFADISRQGFPSVLNFMTIGLGIFVIIYFVAKYGQEPVAAYGIATRVEQIVLLPTIGLNVAALAIVAQNMGGRRFERVHEALGLCLRYGFWIMAGGTVVVFTIAEPAMRLFADDPAVVEAGVSYLRIAAFALYGYVILFVHVAALQGAKRPFFAIWIGLFRQVAAPVAVFWLATEVFDVGLAGIWWGIFGIVWFSAGGTMLIARRILAHEIRRRGGES, from the coding sequence ATGAGCGAAAAACCCGCAGCCGCGCGCAACCGGGGCGATTTGACCCGCGACCCCGTCCCCGGACTTATCCGCCGGGTGGCCGTGCCCGTCTCCGTGGGCTTTTTCTTCCACACCATGATCAACGTGGTGGACACCTTCTTCGCCGGAAGGCTGTCCACCGACGCCCTGGCCGCCCTGTCCCTCTCCTTTCCCCTGTTCTTTATCATCACCTCCCTGGCAACCGGCCTGTCCACCGGAGCCACGGCCCTCATCGGCACCGCCCTGGGCGAGGAAGACGAGGGGGAGGCGGCCATGTTCGCCGCGCAGGGGGTGGTCTTCGGCGGGCTGGTGGGGCTGGCGCTGATGTTCGTCGGCCCGGCGGCATCCCCTTTCCTTTTCCGGGCGCTGGGCGCGCAGGGGAACTATCTGGCCATCTGCCTGGAGTACATGGACACCATTTTCCTGGGCGCGCCGCTTTTCATCTGGGTCAACATGCTCAACGCCGCGCTGCAGGCCCAGGGCGACACCCGCGCCTTACGCAACTTCCTGGTCCTGGCCTGCCTGCTCAACGCCGCCCTGGACCCGTGGTTCATCTTCGGCGGGCTGGGGCTGCCCGCCATGGGCGTGCGCGGCATCGCCCTGGCCACCCTGGCGGTGGAAGTCATGGGCTGCGTCTACCTGTGGCGCAGGCTGGCGGCCACCGGGCTGACGCGCGGCCATTGGCGCGGCAACCTCATGCCCAGGCGGCGGGCCTTCGCGGACATCTCGCGCCAGGGCTTCCCATCGGTGCTCAACTTCATGACCATTGGCCTGGGCATCTTCGTCATAATCTATTTCGTGGCCAAGTACGGCCAGGAGCCGGTGGCCGCCTACGGCATCGCCACCCGGGTGGAACAGATCGTGCTGCTGCCCACCATCGGGCTCAACGTGGCCGCCCTGGCCATCGTTGCCCAGAACATGGGGGGCCGTCGGTTCGAGCGGGTGCACGAGGCGCTTGGACTGTGCCTGCGCTACGGCTTCTGGATCATGGCCGGGGGCACGGTGGTGGTCTTCACCATCGCGGAACCGGCCATGCGCCTTTTCGCCGACGACCCGGCCGTGGTGGAGGCGGGCGTGTCCTACCTGCGCATCGCCGCCTTCGCCCTGTACGGTTACGTCATTCTTTTCGTGCACGTGGCCGCCCTGCAGGGCGCCAAACGGCCCTTCTTCGCCATCTGGATCGGGCTGTTCAGGCAGGTGGCCGCTCCTGTGGCCGTTTTCTGGCTGGCCACCGAGGTCTTCGACGTGGGGCTTGCGGGCATTTGGTGGGGCATTTTCGGCATCGTCTGGTTCTCCGCCGGTGGCACCATGCTCATCGCCCGGCGCATCCTTGCCCACGAGATCCGGCGCAGGGGAGGCGAATCATGA
- the arfB gene encoding alternative ribosome rescue aminoacyl-tRNA hydrolase ArfB, protein MSGGTLRPHPGVVIPADEVELSFSRSGGPGGQHVNTSDTSVTARLDVASSPYLTEQQRERLREKLASRMTAKGELLVTASDFRSQHRNRELALERLEELLRFGLARAKRRKPTKPSKAAKKRRLEAKKQRGRKKALRGKVDRDS, encoded by the coding sequence ATGAGCGGCGGCACGTTGCGTCCGCATCCGGGTGTGGTCATCCCGGCGGACGAGGTGGAGTTGTCCTTTTCCCGCTCCGGCGGACCGGGCGGGCAGCACGTCAACACCTCGGACACTTCGGTCACGGCCCGGCTGGACGTGGCCTCCTCGCCGTACCTCACCGAACAGCAGCGCGAGCGGCTGCGGGAAAAGCTGGCCTCCAGGATGACCGCCAAGGGGGAGCTGCTGGTCACGGCCTCGGATTTTCGGTCGCAGCACCGCAACCGGGAACTGGCATTGGAGCGGCTGGAAGAATTGCTGCGGTTCGGCTTGGCGCGAGCCAAGCGGCGCAAGCCCACCAAGCCTAGCAAGGCGGCCAAAAAGCGCCGTTTGGAGGCCAAGAAGCAGCGGGGGAGAAAAAAGGCCCTGCGCGGCAAGGTGGACAGGGACTCCTGA